The Fusobacterium pseudoperiodonticum DNA window CCCTTTAATTAGAAAGGAAACTTTAATAGATTTCTACAATGAATACAAAAAGGAAAATGCTGATGCTATAATTTTATCGGCTGTCTTTGAAAATCCTTTCAGTTATGGAAGAGTTTTAAAAGATGGAAACAAAGTTTTAAAGATTGTTGAAGAAAAAGAAGCTAATGAAGAACAAAAAAAGATAAAAGAAATCAATGCTGGTGTCTATATCTTTAAGTCACAAGACTTAGTTAAGGCTTTAGCACAAATCAATAATAACAATGAAAAAGGTGAATATTATATAACTGATGTTATAGAAATTCTATCAAATGACAATAAGAAAGTTATTTCATATTCTCTAGAAGATAGTATGGAAATTCAAGGAGTAAACTCAAAAGTTGAACTTGCACTTGTTTCAAGAGTACTAAGAGAAAGAAAAAATACTGCTCTTATGGAAGAAGGGGTTATCTTAATAGACCCTGCTAATACATATATAGAAGATGAAGTAAAAATAGGTAGAGATACTACTATCTACCCTAATGTTACTTTACAAGGAAATACAGAAATTGGTGAAAACTGTGAAATATTATCAGGTACTAGAATTATAGATAGTAAAGTATTTGATAATGTTAGAATAGAAAGCTCTGTCATTGAAGAAAGTATAGTAGAAAATGGAGTAACTATAGGACCTTATGCACATTTAAGACCTAAATCTCATTTAAAAGAAAATGTTCATATAGGTAACTTTGTTGAAACTAAAAAATCTACCCTTGAAAAAGGAGTAAAAGCTGGGCACTTAACATACCTAGGAGATGCTCATGTCGGTGAAAAAACTAACATAGGTGCAGGAACTATAACTTGTAACTATGATGGTAAAAATAAATTTAAAACAGAAATTGGTAAAGAAGTTTTTATAGGAAGTGACACTATGCTTGTTGCTCCTGTAAGTATTGGGGATAATTCCCTTATCGGTGCTGGTTCAGTTATAACTAAGGATGTTCCAAGCGACTCTCTTAGTGTTGAAAGAAGTAAACAAATAATAAAGGAAGGGTGGAAAAAATAAGATGATAAATTTTAATAACGTTAAAATTTTCTCTGGAAGTTCAAATGTGGAGTTGGCAAGTAAAATTGCTGAAAAAATAGGTTTCCCTTTAGGAAAGGTAGAAATTCAAAGATTTAAAGATGGAGAAGTCTATATTGAAATTGAAGAAACTGTAAGAGGTAGAGATGTCTTTGTTGTTCAATCTACTTCAGAACCTGTAAATGAAAATCTTATGGAACTTTTAATATTTGTTGATGCACTAAGAAGAGCCTCAGCTAAGACAATAAATGTTATTATTCCTTACTATGGTTATGCAAGACAAGATAGAAAGTCTAAACCAAGAGAACCAATCACATCTAAACTTGTTGCTAACTTATTAACAACAGCTGGTGTTAACAGAGTTATAACAATGGATTTACATGCTGATCAAATTCAAGGATTCTTTGATATCCCTGTTGATCATATGCAAGGATTACCATTAATGGCAAAATACTTTAAAGAAAAAGGTTTCTACGGAGATGATATAGTAGTTGTTTCTCCAGATGTTGGTGGAGTTAAAAGAGCTAGAAAATTAGCTGAAAAATTAGATTGTAAAATAGCTATCATCGACAAAAGAAGACCTAAACCTAATATTGCTGAAGTTATGAACCTAATTGGAGAAGTTGAAGGAAAAATCGCTATATTTATAGATGACATGATAGACACAGCAGGAACTATAACTAATGGTGCTGATGCAATAGCAGCAAGAGGAGCTAAAGAAGTTTATGCTTGTTGTTCTCATGCTGTTTTCTCAGATCCAGCAATAGAAAGACTAGAAAAATCTGCTTTAAAAGAAGTAGTTGTAACAGACTCAATAGCATTACCTAAAAGAAAGAAAATAGACAAAGTTAAAATAATATCAGTGGACTCTGTATTTGCATCTGCAATAGACAGAATAACTAATAATAAATCAGTTTCAGAATTATTTGAATAATGGAAAAATATCTTAAGATAGATAATATATCTGATATTAGTGATGATAAGTGGACTGAATTAGCAGATGAATTAAAAAAAGGTTCACTTATTATCTATCCAACTGACACTGTCTATGGTCTAGCTTCTATTGTTACTAATGAACAAAGTATTAATAATATATATCTTGCAAAGAGTAGGAGTTTTACTTCTCCTCTTATTGCACTTTTAAGTTCTGTTGATAAAGTTGAAGAAGTTGCTACTATCTCTGATGAAAATAGAGAAATCTTAGAAAAGTTAGCTCATGCTTTTTGGCCTGGTGCCTTGACTGTCATACTTAAAAGAAAAGAGCACATTCCAAGTATTATGGTCTCTGGTGGGGATACTATTGGTGTGAGAATTCCTAATTTAGATTTAGCTATTAAAATTATTGATTTAGCTGGTGGTATTTTAGCCACAACTAGTGCTAATATCTCAGGGGAGGCCACTCCTAAATCATATAATGAATTGTCAGAAGCTATAAAATCAAGAGTTGATATTTTAGTGGATGGTGGCGAATGTAAACTCGGTGAAGCCTCAACTATAATTGACCTGACTTCTGATGTTCCTAAAATACTTAGAAATGGTGCAATATCTACAGATGAAATTACAAAAATAATAGGGAGAGTGAGGTGATAAAATGAAGGGTACAAGAGTTAATCCAACTGCCTTAAGTCCTATGGAAATGAATAATATGTCTTCTATGATGGGAATGATGAGTTCTATTCAAAAAATAGGAAAAGGTAAAAGAAAATATACAATACAATTAGATAAAAACGATAAAAAACTTCTTGTTAGATTCATTAATGAGGCTAAGAAACAATTTTCTGATACAGCTTCTAACAGTCAATATGCAGGAGTATATAATTTCCTAAATTATATTACTGATGTTGCTTCTAAAAAGGAAAGTACTGAAATTAAAATGAGCTATGAAGAACAAGATTTCGTTAAGAGAATGCTACAAGATTCCGTAAGAGGAATGGAAAAAATGCAATTCTTCTGGTATCAATTTATCAGAAAATTCACTGTTAAAACTTTAGCAAAGCAATACAGAGAATTACTTAAAAAATTCTAATGATATACTAAAGAAATGAATATATAAAAAGATAACTGGCGAAGACGAATGACGAATTTTATCGTTAAGTGCTATGCTAGTGAGTGTCAAAAAAGCAAGTGTTTGAAGCTGATTTATCAGCAAGTTTTGCTTTTTAGCGAACGATTAGCACTTTAGATTAAAAATTCAGTCTCAGTCAGAGACAGTTACTTTTTAAGTATTTTACAAGTAAGAGACAGTTACTTTAGTATTTATAATAAAAAATTACATAGTAGATGTACTAGCAAAACCATCTTAAAAAAACTAGACTTGGGGTGCAAGTCCCCTTTTTTATTGCTTAAATTTTAAGATATTCGATTACTTGCCTGCCATTAGTGTCTCGGGAGCTCCGCAAAGGCTCCCTCAACAATAATGGACGTCGCAGTAATCTCACCTCTTAATTTAACACTAAAAATAAGCGAGTTAAGAAATTTACTCAGTAACAAACTATTTTTATTTTTCACTAAGCAATAAAAAATTATAGAGGAGGAAAATGGGTATAAGGTATAGTAAGGTAGAAGGAAAATTTCAAAGAGAGATAGTTCTCTTAAAATCTTTTCCTTGTGCTTATGGAAAATGTAGTTTCTGTAACTACATAGAAGATAACTCAAACAATGAGGAAGAAATTAATGAAGTTAATTTGAAAGTTTTAAAGGAAATAACAGGAGAATTTGGAATTTTAGAAGTTATAAATTCTGGTTCTGTGTTTGAAATCCCTAAGAAAACTTTAGAGAAAATAAGGGAAGTTGTCTATGAAAAAGATATTAAAATCTTGTATTTTGAGATTTTCTATTCTTATCTTTCTCGTTTAGATGAAATTATTAACTATTTCAATGAAAAGAAAAAAGTTGAAATCAGGTTTAGAACGGGGATAGAAAGTTTTGACAACGATTTTAGAAGAAATGTTTACAAGAAAAATATTCTCTTAGATGAAAAGAAAATAAAAGAATTATCTGAGAAAATATATTCAGTTTGTCTTTTAATTGCAACTCAAGGACAGACAAAAGAAATGATAAAAAATGATATTGAACTTGGCTTAAAGTATTTTAAGGCTATAACAATAAATGTTTTTGTAAACAATGGAACTGTGGTAAAAAGAGATGATGAGCTTGTTAAATGGTTTGTACAAGACATGAGATATCTTTTTGATAATGATAGAGTGGAAATTTTAATAGATAATAAAGATTTGGGAAGGAAAATAATTAATAGAACTATAAAAAAATAATTGTCAAGA harbors:
- the glmU gene encoding bifunctional UDP-N-acetylglucosamine diphosphorylase/glucosamine-1-phosphate N-acetyltransferase GlmU, producing the protein MKAIIMAAGKGTRMKSDLPKVVHLAHSKPMIIRIIDALNALNTEENVLILGHKKEKVLEVLGPDVSYVVQEEQLGTGHAVKQAVPKLENYQGDVLIINGDIPLIRKETLIDFYNEYKKENADAIILSAVFENPFSYGRVLKDGNKVLKIVEEKEANEEQKKIKEINAGVYIFKSQDLVKALAQINNNNEKGEYYITDVIEILSNDNKKVISYSLEDSMEIQGVNSKVELALVSRVLRERKNTALMEEGVILIDPANTYIEDEVKIGRDTTIYPNVTLQGNTEIGENCEILSGTRIIDSKVFDNVRIESSVIEESIVENGVTIGPYAHLRPKSHLKENVHIGNFVETKKSTLEKGVKAGHLTYLGDAHVGEKTNIGAGTITCNYDGKNKFKTEIGKEVFIGSDTMLVAPVSIGDNSLIGAGSVITKDVPSDSLSVERSKQIIKEGWKK
- a CDS encoding ribose-phosphate diphosphokinase, which codes for MINFNNVKIFSGSSNVELASKIAEKIGFPLGKVEIQRFKDGEVYIEIEETVRGRDVFVVQSTSEPVNENLMELLIFVDALRRASAKTINVIIPYYGYARQDRKSKPREPITSKLVANLLTTAGVNRVITMDLHADQIQGFFDIPVDHMQGLPLMAKYFKEKGFYGDDIVVVSPDVGGVKRARKLAEKLDCKIAIIDKRRPKPNIAEVMNLIGEVEGKIAIFIDDMIDTAGTITNGADAIAARGAKEVYACCSHAVFSDPAIERLEKSALKEVVVTDSIALPKRKKIDKVKIISVDSVFASAIDRITNNKSVSELFE
- a CDS encoding L-threonylcarbamoyladenylate synthase, which translates into the protein MEKYLKIDNISDISDDKWTELADELKKGSLIIYPTDTVYGLASIVTNEQSINNIYLAKSRSFTSPLIALLSSVDKVEEVATISDENREILEKLAHAFWPGALTVILKRKEHIPSIMVSGGDTIGVRIPNLDLAIKIIDLAGGILATTSANISGEATPKSYNELSEAIKSRVDILVDGGECKLGEASTIIDLTSDVPKILRNGAISTDEITKIIGRVR
- a CDS encoding radical SAM protein; this encodes MGIRYSKVEGKFQREIVLLKSFPCAYGKCSFCNYIEDNSNNEEEINEVNLKVLKEITGEFGILEVINSGSVFEIPKKTLEKIREVVYEKDIKILYFEIFYSYLSRLDEIINYFNEKKKVEIRFRTGIESFDNDFRRNVYKKNILLDEKKIKELSEKIYSVCLLIATQGQTKEMIKNDIELGLKYFKAITINVFVNNGTVVKRDDELVKWFVQDMRYLFDNDRVEILIDNKDLGRKIINRTIKK